The Candidatus Paceibacterota bacterium genomic sequence CCCATTTGAAAGTCCGAATCGAGAGTACGAGACCGATGACAAACCAGATAAGTAGTATGAGAAGAGTTTTACCCGTCTCCCATGAGTGCGCGACCTCGCTCTGCGCGAAGGCATCAGGGAGGAAAACTGAGCGGATGCCTTGGCAGAGCCATTTTAAAGGGAAAATCGCCGCTATTTGCTGCATCCAGTCGGGAAGTTGGGTGAAGACGAAGAAGACTCCACTGAAGAATTGAAGAATAATAACGAGTGGCGAAACAACTGCCGATGCACCTCGTCCGCTCTTCGGGACGACTGAGAAAGCGATTCCCAACGCAGTAGAGCCAGCGGTGCCAAGAACAATCAGTGCGGCGAAGGTTAACCACTTCTCTAAAGTAGTTGGTAAATGGATTCCGAAGAAGAGAAGACCGCCTAGAAGTAAGAAAAATACTTGAAAGGTTATGCTGGCCAGAACAAGGATCGTCTTGCCGATGAAATAACTCGTTACGGGCATTGGTGTTCCGCGCAGTCGCTTGAGGGATCCGTCATCTCGTTCCATTGGTATGTTGATGGCCAATTGTTGAAATCCGCTATTGACGAGTCCGGAGGCGATCATCCCAGCAAGGAAGTACTGACTAAAGGAGACGCCAAATTCAATTTCGCCGGTAAAGACGGAACCAAAGATTGTCATCAAGATGAGAGGAAAGAGAAGTGTGAATACGACTGACTCTCGCTGACGAGTGAATTGGCGAATCTCTAATTTGCCACGGCGCAATCCCAGAGTCAGAGTCGATGGAAGTGAATTCATGTGTGGCTCCCGGTTACTTCACCGATCATTTCAAGATAAATATCTTCCAAGGTTGCTCTCAGTACTGTGAGCTTTGGAATCTCTCCAGTAAATTCTTTTGATAGACGAGCAATCACAGCAGTTGGCTCGTTTGTGAACTCTTCATGCATCTTTCCATCTGCTTCCCAGCGCACACGTGCCAGGGAGGTTGCCCGATCACCTAAATTCGATGGAGTGGCTATTTCAAGAATCTGCCCGGCGTTGATAACTGCGACTCGATCGGCGAGCGCTTCTGCTTCGTCCAAATAGTGCGTGGTGAGAACAATGGTTGTGCCAGATTCTCGCAGGGCGTGAATCAATTCCCAGAAAGATCGTCTCGCCTCCGGATCAAAACCAGTTGTTGGCTCGTCCAGAAAGAGAAGTTCGGGATTTCCAATAATTCCTAGCCCCACGTCTAACCTTCTACGCTGTCCGCCTGAGAGAGTATGAATGAGGGCGTTGCTTTTCTCGCCTAACCCAATGGATTCAATCACTTCGGAAGGCTTGCGTGGCTTTGAGTAGTAACCGCTGAAATGATTCAAAGTTTCACTTACGGTGAGATCGCCGGCGTCTGAGGTTGATTGAAGGACGATTCCTATTCGGTCGCGAAAATCTCTGGCACTCCTGCCCTTGATAGCCGGATCCATCTCCAGAACACGAACGTCACCGGAATCTCGCTTCCGGAAGCCTTCAAGAATCTCGACCGCAGTCGTCTTGCCCGCCCCATTGGGCCCCAAAATTGCGAAGATTTCGCCCTGATCGATTGAAAGGTCGATGCCGTTGACAGCCTGAACCTCGCTGTAACTCTTTCGCAAATCCCTTACTTCGATGACGCCCACCCGCCTATCTTGCCATTGGGGCATAGAAATACGAAAAGATAGGGGTATGAGCCCCCGCCGCAACTACCCCAAGGGTCGCAAACCCAAAAATGAGGAGCGTGAAATTGGAACATC encodes the following:
- a CDS encoding ABC transporter permease; this translates as MNSLPSTLTLGLRRGKLEIRQFTRQRESVVFTLLFPLILMTIFGSVFTGEIEFGVSFSQYFLAGMIASGLVNSGFQQLAINIPMERDDGSLKRLRGTPMPVTSYFIGKTILVLASITFQVFFLLLGGLLFFGIHLPTTLEKWLTFAALIVLGTAGSTALGIAFSVVPKSGRGASAVVSPLVIILQFFSGVFFVFTQLPDWMQQIAAIFPLKWLCQGIRSVFLPDAFAQSEVAHSWETGKTLLILLIWFVIGLVLSIRTFKWDRE
- a CDS encoding ABC transporter ATP-binding protein — protein: MPQWQDRRVGVIEVRDLRKSYSEVQAVNGIDLSIDQGEIFAILGPNGAGKTTAVEILEGFRKRDSGDVRVLEMDPAIKGRSARDFRDRIGIVLQSTSDAGDLTVSETLNHFSGYYSKPRKPSEVIESIGLGEKSNALIHTLSGGQRRRLDVGLGIIGNPELLFLDEPTTGFDPEARRSFWELIHALRESGTTIVLTTHYLDEAEALADRVAVINAGQILEIATPSNLGDRATSLARVRWEADGKMHEEFTNEPTAVIARLSKEFTGEIPKLTVLRATLEDIYLEMIGEVTGSHT